From Toxorhynchites rutilus septentrionalis strain SRP chromosome 2, ASM2978413v1, whole genome shotgun sequence, a single genomic window includes:
- the LOC129765406 gene encoding uncharacterized protein LOC129765406 isoform X2, translating into MLRHRTMKTWEPVIDCHRFSKWERLLRSTAYVWRFIANRKREQKKCGILSSEELQKAEITLLRMAQWQVFPDEIALLEDGHQNEAGVLRMDGRIGAAIHAPEEMKFPVILPRNHRITLLLVNEFHRRFRHANAETVVNELRQRFYIPQIRSVVRKETKNCQWCKIRNATPRMPRMAPLPSARLASCVRPFTYTGLDFFGPLMVKVGRSSVKRWIALFTCLTVRAVHVEVAHSLSTDSCVKCVRRFLCRRGFPAEIYSDNGTNFQGAERILKEQLRAVHEGLAATFTSTTTKWIFIPPAAPHMGGAWERMVRSVKTAMITAYNNDRKLDEESLQTFVIEAESIVNSRPLTYLPLDSGESEALTPNHLLLGSSTGVRQPSILPTDSAAAIRNTWNQIQHQLDIFWRRWIREYLPTLTKRTKWFGDTRPLAVGDLVLVVDEAKRNSWERGRVLEIVTASDGRVRQATIQTLRGLLRRPVSKLAVLDVA; encoded by the exons ATGCTTCGGCATCGAACCATGAAGACGTGGGAACCAGTGATCGACTGCCATCGTTTTTCGAAGTGGGAGCGGTTGTTGAGAAGTACGGCATACGTTTGGCGCTTCATTGCCAACCGAAAGCGAGAGCAGAAGAAATGCGGTATCCTATCCAGTGAAGAGCTTCAGAAAGCAGAAATAACCTTGCTAAGAATGGCGCAGTGGCAGGTGTTTCCTGATGAAATAGCTCTATTGGAAGATGGTCATCAAA ACGAAGCAGGCGTCTTACGAATGGACGGTCGAATTGGAGCGGCAATCCATGCTCCCGAAGAAATGAAGTTTCCGGTAATTTTGCCAAGGAACCACCGAATCACTTTGCTACTTGTGAACGAATTCCATCGAAGATTCCGACACGCAAACGCAGAAACCGTAGTGAACGAACTTCGTCAACGTTTCTATATACCACAAATAAGGTCAGTCGTGAGGAAGGAAACAAAAAATTGCCAGTGGTGTAAAATAAGGAATGCCACCCCAAGGATGCCTCGAATGGCTCCTCTACCATCCGCTAGATTGGCTTCATGTGTTCGACCGTTTACCTACACAGGGTTAGATTTCTTTGGACCATTAATGGTGAAGGTCGGCCGAAGTAGCGTCAAGAGATGGATTGCGTTATTCACCTGTCTCACCGTTCGTGCAGTGCACGTTGAAGTTGCCCACAGCCTTTCTACAGATTCGTGTGTGAAGTGCGTTCGACGATTCCTGTGTCGGCGGGGATTCCCCGCAGAAATTTACAGTGACAATGGGACGAACTTCCAAGGAGCGGAACGAATATTAAAAGAACAACTCCGAGCAGTGCACGAAGGATTAGCAGCCACATTTACCAGTACAACAACCAAGTGGATATTCATTCCACCCGCTGCGCCTCATATGGGTGGGGCATGGGAGAGAATGGTGAGATCCGTCAAAACCGCCATGATAACTGCTTATAATAATGATAGAAAACTCGACGAGGAATCGTTGCAAACATTCGTGATTGAAGCTGAGTCCATAGTAAACAGTCGACCGTTAACATACTTGCCGTTAGATTCCGGAGAGAGTGAAGCTCTGACTCCGAATCATTTGCTCTTGGGAAGCTCGACTGGTGTACGTCAACCTTCGATACTGCCGACAGATTCTGCAGCTGCCATTAGGAACACATGGAACCAGATTCAACATCAACTGGATATTTTTTGGAGAAGGTGGATTCGGGAGTATCTTCCCACATTGACCAAGCGAACTAAATGGTTCGGAGATACTAGACCATTGGCCGTAGGAGATCTAGTTCTTGTGGTGGATGAGGCAAAAAGGAATAGCTGGGAACGTGGGCGTGTGTTGGAGATTGTAACAGCTAGCGATGGAAGGGTACGACAGGCTACAATCCAAACATTGAGAGGGCTCTTGAGAAGACCAGTGTCCAAGCTTGCGGTTCTAGATGTTGCATGA
- the LOC129765406 gene encoding uncharacterized protein LOC129765406 isoform X1, translating into MLRHRTMKTWEPVIDCHRFSKWERLLRSTAYVWRFIANRKREQKKCGILSSEELQKAEITLLRMAQWQVFPDEIALLEDGHQSQKRLDGNSSIFHLTPFLDEAGVLRMDGRIGAAIHAPEEMKFPVILPRNHRITLLLVNEFHRRFRHANAETVVNELRQRFYIPQIRSVVRKETKNCQWCKIRNATPRMPRMAPLPSARLASCVRPFTYTGLDFFGPLMVKVGRSSVKRWIALFTCLTVRAVHVEVAHSLSTDSCVKCVRRFLCRRGFPAEIYSDNGTNFQGAERILKEQLRAVHEGLAATFTSTTTKWIFIPPAAPHMGGAWERMVRSVKTAMITAYNNDRKLDEESLQTFVIEAESIVNSRPLTYLPLDSGESEALTPNHLLLGSSTGVRQPSILPTDSAAAIRNTWNQIQHQLDIFWRRWIREYLPTLTKRTKWFGDTRPLAVGDLVLVVDEAKRNSWERGRVLEIVTASDGRVRQATIQTLRGLLRRPVSKLAVLDVA; encoded by the coding sequence ATGCTTCGGCATCGAACCATGAAGACGTGGGAACCAGTGATCGACTGCCATCGTTTTTCGAAGTGGGAGCGGTTGTTGAGAAGTACGGCATACGTTTGGCGCTTCATTGCCAACCGAAAGCGAGAGCAGAAGAAATGCGGTATCCTATCCAGTGAAGAGCTTCAGAAAGCAGAAATAACCTTGCTAAGAATGGCGCAGTGGCAGGTGTTTCCTGATGAAATAGCTCTATTGGAAGATGGTCATCAAAGTCAGAAACGGTTAGACGGTAATAGTAGTATATTCCACCTTACACCTTTTTTAGACGAAGCAGGCGTCTTACGAATGGACGGTCGAATTGGAGCGGCAATCCATGCTCCCGAAGAAATGAAGTTTCCGGTAATTTTGCCAAGGAACCACCGAATCACTTTGCTACTTGTGAACGAATTCCATCGAAGATTCCGACACGCAAACGCAGAAACCGTAGTGAACGAACTTCGTCAACGTTTCTATATACCACAAATAAGGTCAGTCGTGAGGAAGGAAACAAAAAATTGCCAGTGGTGTAAAATAAGGAATGCCACCCCAAGGATGCCTCGAATGGCTCCTCTACCATCCGCTAGATTGGCTTCATGTGTTCGACCGTTTACCTACACAGGGTTAGATTTCTTTGGACCATTAATGGTGAAGGTCGGCCGAAGTAGCGTCAAGAGATGGATTGCGTTATTCACCTGTCTCACCGTTCGTGCAGTGCACGTTGAAGTTGCCCACAGCCTTTCTACAGATTCGTGTGTGAAGTGCGTTCGACGATTCCTGTGTCGGCGGGGATTCCCCGCAGAAATTTACAGTGACAATGGGACGAACTTCCAAGGAGCGGAACGAATATTAAAAGAACAACTCCGAGCAGTGCACGAAGGATTAGCAGCCACATTTACCAGTACAACAACCAAGTGGATATTCATTCCACCCGCTGCGCCTCATATGGGTGGGGCATGGGAGAGAATGGTGAGATCCGTCAAAACCGCCATGATAACTGCTTATAATAATGATAGAAAACTCGACGAGGAATCGTTGCAAACATTCGTGATTGAAGCTGAGTCCATAGTAAACAGTCGACCGTTAACATACTTGCCGTTAGATTCCGGAGAGAGTGAAGCTCTGACTCCGAATCATTTGCTCTTGGGAAGCTCGACTGGTGTACGTCAACCTTCGATACTGCCGACAGATTCTGCAGCTGCCATTAGGAACACATGGAACCAGATTCAACATCAACTGGATATTTTTTGGAGAAGGTGGATTCGGGAGTATCTTCCCACATTGACCAAGCGAACTAAATGGTTCGGAGATACTAGACCATTGGCCGTAGGAGATCTAGTTCTTGTGGTGGATGAGGCAAAAAGGAATAGCTGGGAACGTGGGCGTGTGTTGGAGATTGTAACAGCTAGCGATGGAAGGGTACGACAGGCTACAATCCAAACATTGAGAGGGCTCTTGAGAAGACCAGTGTCCAAGCTTGCGGTTCTAGATGTTGCATGA